DNA sequence from the Tissierella sp. MB52-C2 genome:
AAGATAAGATTTTTAGTTAAAGAAAATAAAGTAGGTATGGCTCAAAAAATATTAGCCGCCTTGGCTTCAAAAGAAATGAATATTATTACTATGGAGATAAACCCGCCTTATATCTCTGTTAAAGTTGAATGGGAAGGTATAGAATGGGATGAGTTTAAGAAATGGATAAAAAATGAGGTTAAGGAAATTTTAGATATAACAGAACTGGATATGATGGACTCAGAAAAAGTAGCAAAGGAACTTCAGATAGTAATAAATAGTATGACAGATGGCATTATTGCAGTAAATAAACAAGGAAATATTGAATATTATAATTCCAAGGCCAGTAAATTATTTAATATTGAACCCAAGGATAAGGATACTAATATAAATCTCATAATACCAAAGGAAATATATAATCCAAATGTAGATATAGATGATAAAGCCAATATTGAAGTAAGTACGATGATTAGAAATAAAAAGGTAAATCTTATACTAAATATTAAACTTATAAAAAATAATCTAGGTATTAAGATGGGAGCTCTTTTGATTTTTAAAGAAATGGATGATGTTAGAAGGCTGATTCAAACTATTTCAAGACCTTCTATGATAAGTTTCGAGGATATAATTGGAGAATCAGATAGTATAAAGAACACCATTTCATTAGCTAAGTCAGTTTCTACAGCAGAGGCAAATATAATGATCTTAGGAGAGTCAGGGACGGGGAAGGAGTTATTTGCTAGAGCAATTCATTTAAATAGCAGAAGAGGGAATGGTCCATTTGTGGCAGTTAATTGCTCTGCTGTACCAGATGCTCTTTTGGAATCGGAATTTTTTGGTTATGAAAAAGGTGCTTTTACAGGTGCAAATACAGGGAAGCAAGGACTCTTCGAATTGGCCACTGGAGGAAGTATATTTCTAGATGAAATAGGGGAATTACCTATCCATTTACAGGCAAAGATACTAAGAGCCATACAAGAAAGACAAATACGAAGAATAGGCGGAACGAAGGAAATACCCATTGATGTGAGAATAATTTCTGCAACTCACAGAAATTTATCTGCTATGGTAAGTGAAAAGACTTTTAGGGAAGACTTATATTATAGACTAAATGTTATACCTGTTAATATACCACCATTAAGGGAAAGAAAAGATGATATATCAATACTTGCAAGATATTTTACAAAGCTTTTAGGAGAAAGTGCAGATAAACCAAGATTAAGAATAACTAAAGATGCATTGGAAAGATTGCAGGAATATTCGTGGCCGGGAAATATAAGGGAACTACAAAATGTTATGGAAAGAGCTGTGATATTTGCAGAGGATTTAATAGATGTTAAACATTTATTGATTGCTAATAAATTTGATTCTGATGAAACAGAAAAGATAATTTATAATGAAGAAAATATTGAATTTCCTGTAAATCTACCAGAAATAATTAAGGCTGTTGAATATGAACATATTATAAAAGCAAGAAAACAGTTTAATTCATCAAGGGAGATTGCAAAGGCTTTAAATATATCCCATACAACTGTTATTAAACGTATTAAAGAATACGAAGATTGTAAATAATGTTTACAATATTGTAAAATATAATTCCACCTGTAATTATTAATTACAGGTGGAATTATATTTAGTTTGTTAAACTGACAGTATTATAACTATTCCCCATATTTTAAATTTGGCATAAAATTTGCAAATAGCTATATCTATAGAATGTATTAAAAAAATAAGGGGGAATAGTATATGGATATGAAATACATGCCGGAACCATATAAGGTGAAAATGGTAGAACCATTAAGAATTTTACCAAAGGAGGAAAGAATTGAGGCTATTGAAAGAGCAGGTTACAATACTTTCTTACTTAATTCAAGGGATGTATATATTGACCTATTAACAGACAGCGGAACAAATGCCATGAGTGATAGACAATGGGCGGGGCTTATGATGGGTGATGAGGCCTATGCAGGTAGTGAAAATTTCTATCATTTACAAAAAACTGTGCAGGATATAATGGGATTTAAGCATGTTGTACCAACGCATCAAGGTAGAGGTGCAGAAAATCTATTATCACAAATATTAGTTAGGCCAAATACTTATATTCCAGGTAATATGTACTTTACAACTACTAGAGCTCATCAAGAAATGAACGGCGGTACTTTTGTAGATGTTATAATTGACGAAGCTCATATCTCAGATAAAGAAGATGTACATTTTAAAGGAAATATAGATATTAAGAAATATGAAGATTTAATTAACAAAGTTGGAGCTGAAAATATTCCTTATATTTGTGTTGGTATAACAGTTAATTTAGCTGGTGGGCAGCCAGTTAGTATGCAAAATTTAAGGGAAGTTCATGCATTATCTAAGAAACATGGAATCAGAGTAATGTTTGACTGTACTAGATATGTGGAAAATGCATATTTCATTAAAGTAAGAGAAGAAGGCTATGCAGATAAATCTATTGCAGAAATTGTTAAGGAAATGTTCTCCTATGCTGATGGAGCTACTATGTCAGGTAAAAAAGATGGTATTGTAAATATAGGTGGATTCTTAGCTATGAATGAAGATGATCTATATTTCAAAGCTTCAGCGTTAGTAGTAGTTTATGAAGGAATGCCAAGCTATGGTGGTATGACTGGTAGAGATATGGAGGCTTTTGCAATTGGACTTAAAGAAGCTTTAGATTTCAATTATATTAAACATAGAGTTGAGCAAGTTGAATATCTAGGAAATAAATTAATTGAAGCTGGCGTACCAATAGTTAGACCAATAGGAGGTCACGCAGTATTCTTAGATGCTAGAGCATTCTTACCACATATTCCACAATCTGAATATCCAGCTCAAGTTTTAGCAGCTGAAATCTTCATCGAGTCAGGTGTTAGAACAATGGAGAGAGGAAATATTTCTGCTGGTAGAGATAAGGAAGGAAATGAATACTTCCCTAAATTAGAGCTAGTAAGATTAACAATACCAAGAAGAGTTTACAGCTATGCACATTTAGACTATGTTGCAGAAGCAATAATTTCAACATATAAGAGAAGAGATGAAATAAGAGGCTTAAGATTTACTTATGAACCACCAGTATTAAGGTTCTTCACAGGTAGATTCGAGCATATCTAATATTAGATAGAAGATTAGAACTAGAGAGTTTGTTATGGACTCTCTAGTTTTTTTGTATGTCTAGGGAGCTTTTTAAAATGAGAATTTTGTAAAGGCTTACTTAATGGTAATAATTTATTAAAAATATTAAGTTTCTCTATAACGTTGTTTTAATTATAAGAAAAAACTATTTGTGTTAGGGAATAATGTTCTATATTATATATTTTGTAGTTGGGCAGTTAATATATTAGAAATAAGGAAGTGTAGATATGTATGATTTTGATAAGATTATAAACAGATATGGAACTAATTCCATGAAATGGGATGGATTAAAGGAAACATTTGAACAAGATAATCTACTTCCCTTATGGGTGGCAGACATGGATTTTGAAGTTTCCCCTGCTATTTCAAAGGAGCTAGAGAAAAGAGTTAAACATCCTATATACGGATATATGCATTGGTCTGATGAGTATTATAGCTCTGTAATAGGATGGATGAAAAGAAGACATGGATGGGAAATTAATAAGGATTGGATTGTATTTACGCCTGGGGTCGTTCCCGCTGTTAGTTATGCCATTAAAGCACTAACTGATATTGGAGATAGTGTTATAATTCAAAGTCCTGTATATCATCCTTTTAAAACAACCATAGAAAGTAATGGTAGAAATGTAGTTACTAATCCTCTAATATATAAAGACGGTACATATTATATGGATTTGGAAGACTTAGAAAGAAAGATAGATTCAAAGACTAAGGTTTTAATACTATGTAGCCCTCATAATCCTGTGGGAAGAGTATGGACTAAAAAAGAATTAAATGAATTGGGAGAAATATGTTTAAAGAACAATATTATAATAGTTTCTGACGAGATTCATTTCGACTTAATATATAAGGGAAATACTCATACTGTAATGGCAGATACTTCTCCAGAAATTAGAGATAATTGTATAGTTTGTACATCACCTAGTAAGACTTTTAATATAGCTGGATTACAGGTTTCCAACATAATAATACCAAATCAAGAACTAAGAGAAAAATATAGTATGGAACTAGAAAAGGATCATATAGTAAGAGCAAATGTATTTGGACAGGAAGCTTTAATTGCTGCCTATAATGAATCAGAAGACTGGCTAGACTCTTTAATGGAATACCTAGAGGAAAATAAAAACTTCTTCATAGATTTTATAAAGACAAGAATTCCTCAACTTAAAACAATAAGACCAGAAGGTACTTATTTACTTTGGGTTGATTGTTCTGGACTTAATATGAAGTCCGATGAATTAAATGAATTCTTCGTAAATAAATGTAAATTAGCTTTAAATAGTGGAGAGATGTTTGGAGAGGAAGGAGAATTATTCCAAAGAATTAATATAGCCTGTCCTAGAGCGGTTTTAGAAGAGGCATTGATGAGAATTGAGAAAGCTGTAAAAGAGATTATATAGACAATGGTTGGATTGGATTAAAAAAGGAGGAGACGGAATGAAATTTAAAAAGATTTTAATATCCCTATTGATATTTATATTAGCAATTGGAGCTGTAGCTTGTGGAAATAAGCAAGAGCCAGCAGATACATCAGGACAAGCAGAAGAAAAAGTAAAATTAGTAGTAGGAACATCAGCATCTTATAGACCTTGGGCTTTTCAAGAGAATGACGAAGTTAAAGGCTTTGAAATGGATGTATGGAAAGAGATTGCAAAAAGAAATGACTATGAATTAGAATTTAAACTTGGACAATTCAGTGGATTAGTAGGAATGCTTGATGCAGGAGAAATAGATACTGTTGCACATCAAATGTCAATTACAAAGGAAAGAGAAGAAAAATATAATTTCTCTGAACCTTATGCTTATAGTTATTATGATTTATTTGTAGCAGAAGATAGTGATTATAAAACTAAAGAAGATTTAAGAGGTAAAAAAGTTGGCTGTTGGTTAGGTGGAAATGGAGAAGCTACTTTAAGACAAATAAATGAAGAATATGATCTAGGATTTGATATTGTAACTTTTGATGGGACATCCATAGAAGGAGAACTAGCCATAGGAAGATTGGCAGCTTTATGGCAAGGAGAAATCAAAACAAAAACAACTATTGAAGAAAATAACTTAGATATTAGACAATTAAATGAAAAATTAGTTTATGAAATAAATGCATATCCATTTAGAAAAGATGAAGCGGGTAAAAAATTCTCTAAAGAAGTTACAGAAGCATTAAAGGCTATGAGAGAAGATGGAACTTTAGAAGAATTATCTATAAAATGGTTTAATATTGATACTACGAAATCAGGAGAATAGGTGATTTAGGTGAACTTTGATTTTGAATTTATGATTAGAATAGTACCTATTATGCTTAGATATAGCATTGTAACTTTGAAATTATCTTTTTTAGCTATATTATTAGGACTTACTATTTCTTTGTTTATTGCAATAGTTATAACTGCTAAAGTACCGATATTGAGTGGAATTTTTAAAGTGTATATTTCTTTCTTTAGAGGAACGCCTTTAATGGCACAATTATTTTGTTTTTACTTCGGCATATTACCATTATTATCTAGATTAGTTTTGAAGGTTTCATCTTTTCAAGCAGCATTGGTAATTTTAAGTTTGGCGAGTTCTGCATATATGGCTGAATCTTTGCGAGCAGCTATTTCATCCATACATAGAGGTCAAATGGAAGCTGCTCAGTCCATAGGAATGACATATATGCAAGCTATGGTGCGAATTATATTGCCACAGGCTATTAAAGTAGCAATCCCAACACTTTTTAGCAGCTTCATAAATATAGTGAAGGATACTTCTCTTGTTTTCGCAATAGGAGTTAAAGAGATGATGGCTACAGCTCAATTAGAAGGGGCTTCAGGATACCGTTATTTAGAAGCATATGTATGTGTACTATTTGTTTATTGGGGAATAACCTCAATAATGGGACTTGCACAAAAACGGATAGAAATAAGACTTGGAAAGTCAGTAGGTGAGACATTGTGATAAGGCTAAAAAACATTCAGAAAAGATTTGGAGACTTAGATGTAATAAAAGGTATAGACTTAGATATTAATAATGGTGAAGTTATATCTATTATAGGCCCTTCAGGAACTGGAAAATCAACATTATTACGTTGTATAAATTGTTTGGAAATAGCCGATCAAGGTGAAATACAAATAGAAGATTATTCAGTTAATATAAGTAAAATAACAAACAAAGATAAGCAATGGATAAGGCGTAATACAGCAATGGTATTTCAAGGATTTAATTTATTCAATAACAAAACTGTACTTCAGAATATTACTGAGGGCTTAATAGTAGTAAAAAAAATGAAAAAGTCTGAAGCGGAAGATAAGGCTTTAAAAATACTGAAAGATGTAGACATATTAGAAAAGAAAGATAATTATCCATCTAGTTTATCTGGAGGACAGCAGCAACGTGTTGCTATTGGCAGAGCATTAGCTCTTGAACCTAAGATTCTTCTATTTGATGAACCTACATCTGCCTTAGATCCAGAATTGGTAAGTGAAGTCTTAGTATTAATGAAGGAATTGGCAAAGGAAAAAAGGACTATGCTGATTGTTACCCATGAGATTAACTTTGCTAGAAATGTATCTGATAGGGTGTGCTTTATGGATCAGGGGATAATATTAGAAGAAGGTCCTGCAAAGGAAATAATTGACAATCCTAAAAATGAGAGGACAAAACAATTCCTAAATGCAATTAGATATAGGGAATAGTTACTGTACATTATAAAAATACATATTTTTTATAAGTAAAGGAACACTATTATATAATACTCATATATTTTAAACATTAGATGAGGTGGTGATTTTTATATGGAGATTAAAGAAGGTGTAATGGTTCCTTTGGGATATGGAAAATTTGCTCGTTCTGATAAAATTATTAGTCTTGAGCCTATTGAGGATGATCGTGGACCAGGGAGGAGAACGGTTGTATATATTGAGGAGGTTAAGTCTCCAATAATAGCATCTAAAACCGAAAACTCTATATTAGCAAGAATGGTGGAAATACCAAGAAATGAGCTAGAGGCTTCTGCTGCTTTAGAGCTCTTATATGACATAGGAGACGATATTGGGCAAATCGGACCTATGCTTAGAAAGAGTATAAAAAAAGAAGCAAATTTTGATCTTGATAGGATTGAAAAACGTATAAATGAAATTATTCAACATGAAATTGAATTTGATGAAATACATTAATATATATTTAATTTCAGAACCTAATAATATAGGTACTAGGTTGCTAATCTAGTGCCTATATTATTTTTCAAACTCTCAATTTCATAGACCAATAGATTTAGGAACAATCCTACATCGGTAACAATACCAATAGTTTGACTACTGCCTCTATCACATAGTTTTGTAACCACGGCAGAATTAATATCTACGCATATCATTTTAATATTTGCAGGAAGCATATTTCCACTGGCAATTCCATGTAGCATAGAGCCAAGGACTAGCACTATATCTGAAGATTGCAAATATTCACTATACTCTTCTTGAGCTTCAATCATATCAGTTATTGTATCTGGCAATGGACCGTCATCTCTTAGACTCCCCGCAAGGACAAAAGGAATATGATTTTTTACAGATTCATACATTATACCTGAGCGAAGTACCTTTGCTTCAACGGTCTTGCTTATGGATCCATATCTCATAACTTGATTTATAGCTCTCATATGATTTCTATATCCATTATGGGTTACATTACCTGATTTTGCACATACCCCTAAGGAAGTGCCAAAGAGATTTTTTTCTATATCATGAACTGCGAGGGCATTCCCAGCTAATAAGCTGGAAACATAATTTTCTTTAATAAGTTCTGAAAGATAATAATCTCCACCTGTATGGACCACAACAGGCCCTGCAACTACAGTTAATTTCTTTTTATTATAAAACAAATCATAAGCTAAATCTTTTATAAGAATATTATTTCTTCTTTCGGATGATACAGAACTATTCATGAAGTTGAAAGAATCTTCTACTTTTGTATTCTTATCTTTTATTATTTTAACACCAGAATCACCACATACTATCATATCGCCATGTTTAATATCTCTTAATTTTTTACATGAGGCACCTTGTTCATCTACGACTATAAGTGCATCCATTCTTTGCTTTTTTACTTCGAGCCATTTATCATTATGAAAAACTAAAGTTTTATAATTTGTAGTTGAATAAAAATCATCAGGAACATGCTTATCCTGCTCCACTTTTTTTAACACTATATTTTCAGTTGTATTCTCATTTTTAAATTTGTTTATTTCCATTTTAAATTCTCCTTTCACTAATTGACAATTTAAACAACTTCCCGCAGTCTCACTGCACAAATTCATTTGATCATTATCATTCACATGAATTTGGCGTTCGTTGCGTTTGACCTACCATCGATTTGTAAAAAATACAAATCGGGTTAGGTCATAAAAAAAACCTTCATCCCAAAACTGGGACGAAGGTAAGTCGCGGTGCCACCCAAATTGATTAAGTAATAAATAAAACTTAATCCTCTTGAAGCCTATAACGTTGGCGAAACGGACAAATTTTTTCATTTGCAGCTTAGAGGGTGGGTTCAAAAGAAGTAATCTTAGAAGATCTTTCAGTCGGTGGATCTTCCTTCCTTTTAGAATCTTTCTATTTACTAGTCCTCTTCATAGCCAAATATTTATTTAAAGAATATTATATGGATTATAATTATATTTGTCAAGTGTTTTTTTGAAAAATATTATATAACTCTTGCTACTTCAGCTGCTTCGCCTACTGCATTAAGTGCTCTACGTGCTCTTACAGCATCACCGATTA
Encoded proteins:
- a CDS encoding sigma 54-interacting transcriptional regulator; its protein translation is MNSKKIRFLVKENKVGMAQKILAALASKEMNIITMEINPPYISVKVEWEGIEWDEFKKWIKNEVKEILDITELDMMDSEKVAKELQIVINSMTDGIIAVNKQGNIEYYNSKASKLFNIEPKDKDTNINLIIPKEIYNPNVDIDDKANIEVSTMIRNKKVNLILNIKLIKNNLGIKMGALLIFKEMDDVRRLIQTISRPSMISFEDIIGESDSIKNTISLAKSVSTAEANIMILGESGTGKELFARAIHLNSRRGNGPFVAVNCSAVPDALLESEFFGYEKGAFTGANTGKQGLFELATGGSIFLDEIGELPIHLQAKILRAIQERQIRRIGGTKEIPIDVRIISATHRNLSAMVSEKTFREDLYYRLNVIPVNIPPLRERKDDISILARYFTKLLGESADKPRLRITKDALERLQEYSWPGNIRELQNVMERAVIFAEDLIDVKHLLIANKFDSDETEKIIYNEENIEFPVNLPEIIKAVEYEHIIKARKQFNSSREIAKALNISHTTVIKRIKEYEDCK
- a CDS encoding tyrosine phenol-lyase, whose amino-acid sequence is MDMKYMPEPYKVKMVEPLRILPKEERIEAIERAGYNTFLLNSRDVYIDLLTDSGTNAMSDRQWAGLMMGDEAYAGSENFYHLQKTVQDIMGFKHVVPTHQGRGAENLLSQILVRPNTYIPGNMYFTTTRAHQEMNGGTFVDVIIDEAHISDKEDVHFKGNIDIKKYEDLINKVGAENIPYICVGITVNLAGGQPVSMQNLREVHALSKKHGIRVMFDCTRYVENAYFIKVREEGYADKSIAEIVKEMFSYADGATMSGKKDGIVNIGGFLAMNEDDLYFKASALVVVYEGMPSYGGMTGRDMEAFAIGLKEALDFNYIKHRVEQVEYLGNKLIEAGVPIVRPIGGHAVFLDARAFLPHIPQSEYPAQVLAAEIFIESGVRTMERGNISAGRDKEGNEYFPKLELVRLTIPRRVYSYAHLDYVAEAIISTYKRRDEIRGLRFTYEPPVLRFFTGRFEHI
- a CDS encoding MalY/PatB family protein yields the protein MYDFDKIINRYGTNSMKWDGLKETFEQDNLLPLWVADMDFEVSPAISKELEKRVKHPIYGYMHWSDEYYSSVIGWMKRRHGWEINKDWIVFTPGVVPAVSYAIKALTDIGDSVIIQSPVYHPFKTTIESNGRNVVTNPLIYKDGTYYMDLEDLERKIDSKTKVLILCSPHNPVGRVWTKKELNELGEICLKNNIIIVSDEIHFDLIYKGNTHTVMADTSPEIRDNCIVCTSPSKTFNIAGLQVSNIIIPNQELREKYSMELEKDHIVRANVFGQEALIAAYNESEDWLDSLMEYLEENKNFFIDFIKTRIPQLKTIRPEGTYLLWVDCSGLNMKSDELNEFFVNKCKLALNSGEMFGEEGELFQRINIACPRAVLEEALMRIEKAVKEII
- a CDS encoding transporter substrate-binding domain-containing protein, with amino-acid sequence MKFKKILISLLIFILAIGAVACGNKQEPADTSGQAEEKVKLVVGTSASYRPWAFQENDEVKGFEMDVWKEIAKRNDYELEFKLGQFSGLVGMLDAGEIDTVAHQMSITKEREEKYNFSEPYAYSYYDLFVAEDSDYKTKEDLRGKKVGCWLGGNGEATLRQINEEYDLGFDIVTFDGTSIEGELAIGRLAALWQGEIKTKTTIEENNLDIRQLNEKLVYEINAYPFRKDEAGKKFSKEVTEALKAMREDGTLEELSIKWFNIDTTKSGE
- a CDS encoding amino acid ABC transporter permease, coding for MNFDFEFMIRIVPIMLRYSIVTLKLSFLAILLGLTISLFIAIVITAKVPILSGIFKVYISFFRGTPLMAQLFCFYFGILPLLSRLVLKVSSFQAALVILSLASSAYMAESLRAAISSIHRGQMEAAQSIGMTYMQAMVRIILPQAIKVAIPTLFSSFINIVKDTSLVFAIGVKEMMATAQLEGASGYRYLEAYVCVLFVYWGITSIMGLAQKRIEIRLGKSVGETL
- a CDS encoding amino acid ABC transporter ATP-binding protein — encoded protein: MIRLKNIQKRFGDLDVIKGIDLDINNGEVISIIGPSGTGKSTLLRCINCLEIADQGEIQIEDYSVNISKITNKDKQWIRRNTAMVFQGFNLFNNKTVLQNITEGLIVVKKMKKSEAEDKALKILKDVDILEKKDNYPSSLSGGQQQRVAIGRALALEPKILLFDEPTSALDPELVSEVLVLMKELAKEKRTMLIVTHEINFARNVSDRVCFMDQGIILEEGPAKEIIDNPKNERTKQFLNAIRYRE
- a CDS encoding TIGR00300 family protein — encoded protein: MEINKFKNENTTENIVLKKVEQDKHVPDDFYSTTNYKTLVFHNDKWLEVKKQRMDALIVVDEQGASCKKLRDIKHGDMIVCGDSGVKIIKDKNTKVEDSFNFMNSSVSSERRNNILIKDLAYDLFYNKKKLTVVAGPVVVHTGGDYYLSELIKENYVSSLLAGNALAVHDIEKNLFGTSLGVCAKSGNVTHNGYRNHMRAINQVMRYGSISKTVEAKVLRSGIMYESVKNHIPFVLAGSLRDDGPLPDTITDMIEAQEEYSEYLQSSDIVLVLGSMLHGIASGNMLPANIKMICVDINSAVVTKLCDRGSSQTIGIVTDVGLFLNLLVYEIESLKNNIGTRLAT